The following are encoded together in the Gouania willdenowi chromosome 14, fGouWil2.1, whole genome shotgun sequence genome:
- the htatsf1 gene encoding 17S U2 SnRNP complex component HTATSF1 isoform X2, which translates to MSSDAKDNKEFLEQLRMQELYERRKEDGSDPNSYTDPEDGTVYDWDHEKRAWFPRITEDFMAAYQANYGFAAEGESDGNNAAPSSADSATPQPGSKPPDTKKPVDPSAKLNPDQPETSVKEAKQKGEKRKPDPGWFEIDDNKNTNVYVSGLPPDISTEEFVELMSKGGIMMRDPITEDYKVKLYKDKEGNLKGDGLCCYLKKESVALAVRLIDEYEIRGYKIHVEAARFELKGQYDATKKKKKSKDYKKRMQQQQKQLDWRPEKQGDVRKRHEKVVIIRNMFHPSDFEEDPLVLNEYREDLRLECEKFGEVKKVILFDRHPDGVASVSFKEPDQADACIASFNGRWFGGRQLSALLWDGTTDYQVEETTREREERLKGWSTFLGEGEKEQQSSDATSQPTESRTTKSKEPDQNPETQAPVQQEEQEVDSTDSSLEGSDDEEA; encoded by the exons ATGAGCAGCGATGCAAAAGACAACAAGGAGTTTTTGGAGCAGCTGCGGATGCAGGAACTTTATGAACGGAGAAAAGAAGATGGCTCTGACCCGAACAGCTACACAGACCCAGAGGATGGGACTGTGTATGACTGGGACCATGAGAAGAGAGCCTGGTTTCCAAGG ATAACAGAAGACTTCATGGCAGCGTACCAGGCCAACTATGGCTTTGCTGCGGAAGGAGAATCAGACGGAAACAACGCGGCACCGAGCAGCGCTGACTCAGCAACTCCTCAGCCCGGCAGCAAACCACCAGACACAAAGAAACCTGTGGATCCAAGCGCCAAACTGAACCCAGATCAGCCTGAGACGTCAGTTAAAGAAGCAAAGCAGAAAGGAGAGAAGAGGAAACCAGACCCGG GATGGTTTGAGATtgacgacaataaaaacacgaATGTCTACGTGTCAG GCCTGCCCCCTGATATCAGCACAGAGGAGTTTGTTGAGTTGATGTCCAAGGGCGGCATCATGATGCGCGACCCCATCACGGAGGACTACAAGGTCAAACTTTACAAGGACAAAGAGGGAAACCTGAAAGGAGATGGGCTTTGTTGCTATCTCAAG AAGGAGTCGGTGGCTCTGGCTGTGCGTCTGATCGATGAATATGAGATTAGAGGTTACAAAATCCATGTGGAAGCGGCTCGGTTTGAGCTGAAAGGCCAGTATGATGCcaccaaaaagaagaaaaagagcaaagaCTATAAGAAAAGGATGCAGCAGCAACAAAA GCAGTTGGACTGGAGGCCAGAGAAACAAGGCGACGTACGGAAGAGGCATGAGAAAGTCGTCATCATCAGGAATATGTTTCACCCCAGTGACTTTGAG GAAGATCCGCTGGTGCTGAATGAGTATCGCGAAGATCTGCGTTTGGAGTGTGAGAAGTTTGGAGAGGTCAAAAAGGTCATCCTCTTCGAT agacATCCAGACGGTGTGGCATCGGTCTCATTTAAAGAGCCAGATCAGGCGGACGCATGCATCGCGTCTTTTAATGGTCGTTGGTTTGGAGGACGGCAGCTGTCTGCTCTGCTTTGGGATGGAACAACAGACTATCAG GTGGAGGAGACGACACGTGAGCGAGAGGAGCGGCTAAAGGGCTGGTCCACCTTCTTAGGCGAGGGAGAAAAAGAGCAGCAGAGCAGCGACGCAACCAGCCAACCAACAGAGAGCCGCACCACAAAGTCCAAGGAGCCTGATCAGAACCCAGAAACACAGGCACCAGTGCAGCAGGAGGAACAGGAAGTGGACTCTACTGATAGCAGCCTCGAAGGAAGTGATGACGAGGAAGCCTAG
- the htatsf1 gene encoding 17S U2 SnRNP complex component HTATSF1 isoform X1 — protein sequence MAMSSDAKDNKEFLEQLRMQELYERRKEDGSDPNSYTDPEDGTVYDWDHEKRAWFPRITEDFMAAYQANYGFAAEGESDGNNAAPSSADSATPQPGSKPPDTKKPVDPSAKLNPDQPETSVKEAKQKGEKRKPDPGWFEIDDNKNTNVYVSGLPPDISTEEFVELMSKGGIMMRDPITEDYKVKLYKDKEGNLKGDGLCCYLKKESVALAVRLIDEYEIRGYKIHVEAARFELKGQYDATKKKKKSKDYKKRMQQQQKQLDWRPEKQGDVRKRHEKVVIIRNMFHPSDFEEDPLVLNEYREDLRLECEKFGEVKKVILFDRHPDGVASVSFKEPDQADACIASFNGRWFGGRQLSALLWDGTTDYQVEETTREREERLKGWSTFLGEGEKEQQSSDATSQPTESRTTKSKEPDQNPETQAPVQQEEQEVDSTDSSLEGSDDEEA from the exons ATGGCG ATGAGCAGCGATGCAAAAGACAACAAGGAGTTTTTGGAGCAGCTGCGGATGCAGGAACTTTATGAACGGAGAAAAGAAGATGGCTCTGACCCGAACAGCTACACAGACCCAGAGGATGGGACTGTGTATGACTGGGACCATGAGAAGAGAGCCTGGTTTCCAAGG ATAACAGAAGACTTCATGGCAGCGTACCAGGCCAACTATGGCTTTGCTGCGGAAGGAGAATCAGACGGAAACAACGCGGCACCGAGCAGCGCTGACTCAGCAACTCCTCAGCCCGGCAGCAAACCACCAGACACAAAGAAACCTGTGGATCCAAGCGCCAAACTGAACCCAGATCAGCCTGAGACGTCAGTTAAAGAAGCAAAGCAGAAAGGAGAGAAGAGGAAACCAGACCCGG GATGGTTTGAGATtgacgacaataaaaacacgaATGTCTACGTGTCAG GCCTGCCCCCTGATATCAGCACAGAGGAGTTTGTTGAGTTGATGTCCAAGGGCGGCATCATGATGCGCGACCCCATCACGGAGGACTACAAGGTCAAACTTTACAAGGACAAAGAGGGAAACCTGAAAGGAGATGGGCTTTGTTGCTATCTCAAG AAGGAGTCGGTGGCTCTGGCTGTGCGTCTGATCGATGAATATGAGATTAGAGGTTACAAAATCCATGTGGAAGCGGCTCGGTTTGAGCTGAAAGGCCAGTATGATGCcaccaaaaagaagaaaaagagcaaagaCTATAAGAAAAGGATGCAGCAGCAACAAAA GCAGTTGGACTGGAGGCCAGAGAAACAAGGCGACGTACGGAAGAGGCATGAGAAAGTCGTCATCATCAGGAATATGTTTCACCCCAGTGACTTTGAG GAAGATCCGCTGGTGCTGAATGAGTATCGCGAAGATCTGCGTTTGGAGTGTGAGAAGTTTGGAGAGGTCAAAAAGGTCATCCTCTTCGAT agacATCCAGACGGTGTGGCATCGGTCTCATTTAAAGAGCCAGATCAGGCGGACGCATGCATCGCGTCTTTTAATGGTCGTTGGTTTGGAGGACGGCAGCTGTCTGCTCTGCTTTGGGATGGAACAACAGACTATCAG GTGGAGGAGACGACACGTGAGCGAGAGGAGCGGCTAAAGGGCTGGTCCACCTTCTTAGGCGAGGGAGAAAAAGAGCAGCAGAGCAGCGACGCAACCAGCCAACCAACAGAGAGCCGCACCACAAAGTCCAAGGAGCCTGATCAGAACCCAGAAACACAGGCACCAGTGCAGCAGGAGGAACAGGAAGTGGACTCTACTGATAGCAGCCTCGAAGGAAGTGATGACGAGGAAGCCTAG